In Procambarus clarkii isolate CNS0578487 chromosome 82, FALCON_Pclarkii_2.0, whole genome shotgun sequence, one genomic interval encodes:
- the LOC123749527 gene encoding adhesive plaque matrix protein-like: MPSHKHINKYMPSHKYINKYMPSHKYINKYMPSHKYINKLMPSHKYINKYMPSHKYINKYMPSHKYINKYMPSHKYINKYMPSHKYINKHMPSHKHINKHMPSHKHINKHMPSHKYINKHMPSHKYINKHMPSHKYINKHMPSHKHINKLMPSHKHINKHIPSHKHINKHMPSHKHINKLMPSHKYINKHMPSHKHINKHMPSHKYINKLMPSHKYINKYMPSHKHINKLMPSHKHINKHIPSHKHINKHMPSHKHINKHMPSHKHINKLMPSHKYINKHMPSHKHINKHIPSHGQD, encoded by the coding sequence ATGCCCAGTCACAAGCACATCAACAAGTACATGCCCAGTCACAAGTACATCAACAAGTACATGCCCAGTCACAAGTACATCAACAAGTACATGCCCAGTCACAAGTACATCAACAAGCTCATGCCCAGTCACAAGTACATCAACAAGTACATGCCCAGTCACAAGTACATCAACAAGTACATGCCCAGTCACAAGTACATCAACAAGTACATGCCCAGTCACAAGTACATCAACAAGTACATGCCCAGTCACAAGTACATCAACAAGCACATGCCCAGTCACAAGCACATCAACAAGCACATGCCCAGTCACAAGCACATCAACAAGCACATGCCCAGTCACAAGTACATCAACAAGCACATGCCCAGTCACAAGTACATCAACAAGCACATGCCCAGTCACAAGTACATCAACAAGCACATGCCCAGTCACAAGCACATCAACAAGCTCATGCCCAGTCACAAGCACATCAACAAGCACATACCCAGTCACAAGCACATCAACAAGCACATGCCCAGTCACAAGCACATCAACAAGCTCATGCCCAGTCACAAGTACATCAACAAGCACATGCCCAGTCACAAGCACATCAACAAGCACATGCCCAGTCACAAGTACATCAACAAGCTCATGCCCAGTCACAAGTACATCAACAAGTACATGCCCAGTCACAAGCACATCAACAAGCTCATGCCCAGTCACAAGCACATCAACAAGCACATACCCAGTCACAAGCACATCAACAAGCACATGCCCAGTCACAAGCACATCAACAAGCACATGCCCAGTCACAAGCACATCAACAAGCTCATGCCCAGTCACAAGTACATCAACAAGCACATGCCCAGTCACAAGCACATCAACAAGCACATACCCAGTCACGGACAAGACTAA